A single Elephas maximus indicus isolate mEleMax1 chromosome 2, mEleMax1 primary haplotype, whole genome shotgun sequence DNA region contains:
- the LOC126070175 gene encoding zinc finger protein 300 isoform X3 — protein MLENYSHLASMGYPVSKPDVISKLEQGEDPWIVKKDISNWIYPDENQAVGRQDRKSNFEKPQPCILGTLSFHNKILKGATKDGSLYSILRICQGDGQLQRCQENQDKLFRQVTVINKKTVAEESGHKCNAFGKLFEECIDPDTSRQRFHKYTFGKNLKSNIDLPSSNKSNSRKNHDESFGCRKPSSHSASNSSLEKIHNGVIPCEGNQGGHILSNKQSFIQHANAESKEKTCLCITCGKAFAKKSQLIVHQRIHTGKKPYDCGACGKAFSEKFHLIVHQRTHTGEKPYECSECGKAFSQKSSLIIHQRVHTGEKPYECSECGKAFSQKSPLIIHQRIHTGEKPYECRECGKAFSQKSQLIIHHRAHTGEKPYECTECGKAFCEKSHLIIHKRIHTGEKPYKCTQCEEAFSRKTELITHQLIHTGEKPYECTECGKTFSRKSQLIIHQRTHTGEKPYKCSECGKAFCQKSHLIGHQRIHTGEKPYVCTECGKAFSQKSHLPGHQRIHTGEKPYVCAECGKAFSQKSDLVLHRRIHTGERPYQCTVCGKAFIQKSQLTVHQRIHTV, from the exons ATGCTGGAGAACTACAGCCACCTGGCCTCAATGG GGTATCCAGTTTCCAAACCAGATGTCATCTCCAAGTTGGAGCAAGGAGAAGATCCATGGATCGTAAAGAAAGACATATCAAATTGGATTTATCCAGATGAAAATCAGGCAGTTGGGAGACAAG ACAGGAAGAGTAACTTTGAAAAGCCCCAACCATGTATTCTGGGGACTCTTTCCTTCCACAATAAGATACTAAAAGGAGCCACAAAGGATGGTTCATTGTACTCCATTTTAAGAATCTGTCAAGGTGATGGCCAGCTGCAGAGATGTCAGGAAAACCAGGACAAACTTTTCAGGCAAGTCACAGTAATCAACAAGAAAACAGTGGCTGAGGAGTCAGGCCACAAATGTAATGCATTTGGAAAACTCTTTGAAGAATGCATAGACCCAGATACTTCAAGACAAAGATTCCATAAATACACGTTTGGAAAGAACTTGAAATCTAATATTGACCTACCTAGTAGTAATAAAAGCAATTCAAGAAAAAACCATGATGAGAGTTTTGGATGCAGAAAACCATCCAGCCACAGTGCATCCAACTCTAGTCTTGAGAAAATTCATAATGGAGTAATACCCTGTGAAGGTAATCAAGGTGGACATATTCTCAGTAATAAACAATCTTTTATTCAACATGCaaatgctgaaagtaaagagaaaaccTGTTTATGCATTACATGTGGAAAAGCCTTTGCTAAGAAGTCACAGCTCATTGTACATCAAAGAATTCATACTGGAAAGAAGCCATATGATTGTGGTgcatgtggaaaagccttcagtGAGAAGTTTCACCTCATTGTACATCAGAGAACTCATACTGgggagaagccttatgaatgttctgaatgtggaaaagccttctcTCAGAAATCATCTCTCATTATACATCAGAGAGTTCATACTGGGGAAAAACCATATGAATgtagtgaatgtgggaaagctttcTCCCAGAAATCACCCCTCATTAtacatcagagaattcacactggagagaaaccttatgaatgtagagAGTGTGGGAAAGCTTTCTCCCAGAAGTCACAGCTTATTATACATCACAGAGCACACACTGGAGAGAAGCCATATGAGTGTACTGAATGTGGGAAAGCATTCTGTGAGAAGTCCCACCTCATTATACATAagagaattcacactggagagaaaccttacaaaTGCACTCAATGTGAGGAAGCCTTTAGCAGGAAGACAGAACTTATTACACATCAGttaattcatactggagagaaaccctatgaatgtactGAATGTGGCAAGACCTTCTCCCGAAAGTCACAGCTCATCATACATCAGAGAACACATACTGGAGAGAAGCCCTATaaatgcagtgaatgtgggaaagccttttgtCAGAAGTCCCATCTCATCGgacatcagagaattcacacaGGAGAAAAGCCTTATGTGTGTactgaatgtgggaaagccttctctCAGAAGTCCCATCTGCCAGGACATCAGCGAATTCATACAGGAGAAAAACCTTATGTATGTGCCGAATGTGGAAAGGCATTTTCCCAGAAGTCAGATCTCGTTTTGCATCgcagaattcatactggagaaagaccctatcaatgtactgtatgtgggaaagccttcatcCAGAAGTCACAACTTACTGTACATCAAAGAATTCATACAGTATAA
- the LOC126070175 gene encoding zinc finger protein 300 isoform X2, translating to MTKSQEEWQQLDPAQRTLYRDVMLENYSHLASMGYPVSKPDVISKLEQGEDPWIVKKDISNWIYPDENQAVGRQDRKSNFEKPQPCILGTLSFHNKILKGATKDGSLYSILRICQGDGQLQRCQENQDKLFRQVTVINKKTVAEESGHKCNAFGKLFEECIDPDTSRQRFHKYTFGKNLKSNIDLPSSNKSNSRKNHDESFGCRKPSSHSASNSSLEKIHNGVIPCEGNQGGHILSNKQSFIQHANAESKEKTCLCITCGKAFAKKSQLIVHQRIHTGKKPYDCGACGKAFSEKFHLIVHQRTHTGEKPYECSECGKAFSQKSSLIIHQRVHTGEKPYECSECGKAFSQKSPLIIHQRIHTGEKPYECRECGKAFSQKSQLIIHHRAHTGEKPYECTECGKAFCEKSHLIIHKRIHTGEKPYKCTQCEEAFSRKTELITHQLIHTGEKPYECTECGKTFSRKSQLIIHQRTHTGEKPYKCSECGKAFCQKSHLIGHQRIHTGEKPYVCTECGKAFSQKSHLPGHQRIHTGEKPYVCAECGKAFSQKSDLVLHRRIHTGERPYQCTVCGKAFIQKSQLTVHQRIHTV from the exons GAGGAATGGCAGCAGCTGGACCCTGCTCAGAGGACTCTGTACAGGGATGTGATGCTGGAGAACTACAGCCACCTGGCCTCAATGG GGTATCCAGTTTCCAAACCAGATGTCATCTCCAAGTTGGAGCAAGGAGAAGATCCATGGATCGTAAAGAAAGACATATCAAATTGGATTTATCCAGATGAAAATCAGGCAGTTGGGAGACAAG ACAGGAAGAGTAACTTTGAAAAGCCCCAACCATGTATTCTGGGGACTCTTTCCTTCCACAATAAGATACTAAAAGGAGCCACAAAGGATGGTTCATTGTACTCCATTTTAAGAATCTGTCAAGGTGATGGCCAGCTGCAGAGATGTCAGGAAAACCAGGACAAACTTTTCAGGCAAGTCACAGTAATCAACAAGAAAACAGTGGCTGAGGAGTCAGGCCACAAATGTAATGCATTTGGAAAACTCTTTGAAGAATGCATAGACCCAGATACTTCAAGACAAAGATTCCATAAATACACGTTTGGAAAGAACTTGAAATCTAATATTGACCTACCTAGTAGTAATAAAAGCAATTCAAGAAAAAACCATGATGAGAGTTTTGGATGCAGAAAACCATCCAGCCACAGTGCATCCAACTCTAGTCTTGAGAAAATTCATAATGGAGTAATACCCTGTGAAGGTAATCAAGGTGGACATATTCTCAGTAATAAACAATCTTTTATTCAACATGCaaatgctgaaagtaaagagaaaaccTGTTTATGCATTACATGTGGAAAAGCCTTTGCTAAGAAGTCACAGCTCATTGTACATCAAAGAATTCATACTGGAAAGAAGCCATATGATTGTGGTgcatgtggaaaagccttcagtGAGAAGTTTCACCTCATTGTACATCAGAGAACTCATACTGgggagaagccttatgaatgttctgaatgtggaaaagccttctcTCAGAAATCATCTCTCATTATACATCAGAGAGTTCATACTGGGGAAAAACCATATGAATgtagtgaatgtgggaaagctttcTCCCAGAAATCACCCCTCATTAtacatcagagaattcacactggagagaaaccttatgaatgtagagAGTGTGGGAAAGCTTTCTCCCAGAAGTCACAGCTTATTATACATCACAGAGCACACACTGGAGAGAAGCCATATGAGTGTACTGAATGTGGGAAAGCATTCTGTGAGAAGTCCCACCTCATTATACATAagagaattcacactggagagaaaccttacaaaTGCACTCAATGTGAGGAAGCCTTTAGCAGGAAGACAGAACTTATTACACATCAGttaattcatactggagagaaaccctatgaatgtactGAATGTGGCAAGACCTTCTCCCGAAAGTCACAGCTCATCATACATCAGAGAACACATACTGGAGAGAAGCCCTATaaatgcagtgaatgtgggaaagccttttgtCAGAAGTCCCATCTCATCGgacatcagagaattcacacaGGAGAAAAGCCTTATGTGTGTactgaatgtgggaaagccttctctCAGAAGTCCCATCTGCCAGGACATCAGCGAATTCATACAGGAGAAAAACCTTATGTATGTGCCGAATGTGGAAAGGCATTTTCCCAGAAGTCAGATCTCGTTTTGCATCgcagaattcatactggagaaagaccctatcaatgtactgtatgtgggaaagccttcatcCAGAAGTCACAACTTACTGTACATCAAAGAATTCATACAGTATAA
- the LOC126070175 gene encoding zinc finger protein 300 isoform X1, translating to MTKSQELVSFKDVAVDFTQEEWQQLDPAQRTLYRDVMLENYSHLASMGYPVSKPDVISKLEQGEDPWIVKKDISNWIYPDENQAVGRQDRKSNFEKPQPCILGTLSFHNKILKGATKDGSLYSILRICQGDGQLQRCQENQDKLFRQVTVINKKTVAEESGHKCNAFGKLFEECIDPDTSRQRFHKYTFGKNLKSNIDLPSSNKSNSRKNHDESFGCRKPSSHSASNSSLEKIHNGVIPCEGNQGGHILSNKQSFIQHANAESKEKTCLCITCGKAFAKKSQLIVHQRIHTGKKPYDCGACGKAFSEKFHLIVHQRTHTGEKPYECSECGKAFSQKSSLIIHQRVHTGEKPYECSECGKAFSQKSPLIIHQRIHTGEKPYECRECGKAFSQKSQLIIHHRAHTGEKPYECTECGKAFCEKSHLIIHKRIHTGEKPYKCTQCEEAFSRKTELITHQLIHTGEKPYECTECGKTFSRKSQLIIHQRTHTGEKPYKCSECGKAFCQKSHLIGHQRIHTGEKPYVCTECGKAFSQKSHLPGHQRIHTGEKPYVCAECGKAFSQKSDLVLHRRIHTGERPYQCTVCGKAFIQKSQLTVHQRIHTV from the exons GAGTTAGTATCATTCAAGGATGTGGCTGTGGATTTCACTCAGGAGGAATGGCAGCAGCTGGACCCTGCTCAGAGGACTCTGTACAGGGATGTGATGCTGGAGAACTACAGCCACCTGGCCTCAATGG GGTATCCAGTTTCCAAACCAGATGTCATCTCCAAGTTGGAGCAAGGAGAAGATCCATGGATCGTAAAGAAAGACATATCAAATTGGATTTATCCAGATGAAAATCAGGCAGTTGGGAGACAAG ACAGGAAGAGTAACTTTGAAAAGCCCCAACCATGTATTCTGGGGACTCTTTCCTTCCACAATAAGATACTAAAAGGAGCCACAAAGGATGGTTCATTGTACTCCATTTTAAGAATCTGTCAAGGTGATGGCCAGCTGCAGAGATGTCAGGAAAACCAGGACAAACTTTTCAGGCAAGTCACAGTAATCAACAAGAAAACAGTGGCTGAGGAGTCAGGCCACAAATGTAATGCATTTGGAAAACTCTTTGAAGAATGCATAGACCCAGATACTTCAAGACAAAGATTCCATAAATACACGTTTGGAAAGAACTTGAAATCTAATATTGACCTACCTAGTAGTAATAAAAGCAATTCAAGAAAAAACCATGATGAGAGTTTTGGATGCAGAAAACCATCCAGCCACAGTGCATCCAACTCTAGTCTTGAGAAAATTCATAATGGAGTAATACCCTGTGAAGGTAATCAAGGTGGACATATTCTCAGTAATAAACAATCTTTTATTCAACATGCaaatgctgaaagtaaagagaaaaccTGTTTATGCATTACATGTGGAAAAGCCTTTGCTAAGAAGTCACAGCTCATTGTACATCAAAGAATTCATACTGGAAAGAAGCCATATGATTGTGGTgcatgtggaaaagccttcagtGAGAAGTTTCACCTCATTGTACATCAGAGAACTCATACTGgggagaagccttatgaatgttctgaatgtggaaaagccttctcTCAGAAATCATCTCTCATTATACATCAGAGAGTTCATACTGGGGAAAAACCATATGAATgtagtgaatgtgggaaagctttcTCCCAGAAATCACCCCTCATTAtacatcagagaattcacactggagagaaaccttatgaatgtagagAGTGTGGGAAAGCTTTCTCCCAGAAGTCACAGCTTATTATACATCACAGAGCACACACTGGAGAGAAGCCATATGAGTGTACTGAATGTGGGAAAGCATTCTGTGAGAAGTCCCACCTCATTATACATAagagaattcacactggagagaaaccttacaaaTGCACTCAATGTGAGGAAGCCTTTAGCAGGAAGACAGAACTTATTACACATCAGttaattcatactggagagaaaccctatgaatgtactGAATGTGGCAAGACCTTCTCCCGAAAGTCACAGCTCATCATACATCAGAGAACACATACTGGAGAGAAGCCCTATaaatgcagtgaatgtgggaaagccttttgtCAGAAGTCCCATCTCATCGgacatcagagaattcacacaGGAGAAAAGCCTTATGTGTGTactgaatgtgggaaagccttctctCAGAAGTCCCATCTGCCAGGACATCAGCGAATTCATACAGGAGAAAAACCTTATGTATGTGCCGAATGTGGAAAGGCATTTTCCCAGAAGTCAGATCTCGTTTTGCATCgcagaattcatactggagaaagaccctatcaatgtactgtatgtgggaaagccttcatcCAGAAGTCACAACTTACTGTACATCAAAGAATTCATACAGTATAA